One Elusimicrobiota bacterium DNA window includes the following coding sequences:
- a CDS encoding ribbon-helix-helix protein, CopG family: MHSIALRLPEELEKEVNKISHELERSKSYIIRKAIQAFVTEYFDYQIALDRLNDKDDEIISSKKMRLLLGKKD, translated from the coding sequence ATGCATTCAATAGCATTAAGATTACCTGAAGAATTAGAAAAAGAAGTAAACAAGATTTCACATGAGCTTGAAAGAAGTAAAAGTTACATTATTAGAAAAGCAATTCAGGCGTTTGTTACTGAGTATTTTGATTATCAAATTGCTTTAGACAGGCTTAACGACAAAGACGATGAGATTATTTCGTCTAAAAAAATGAGGTTGTTGCTTGGAAAAAAAGATTGA
- a CDS encoding type II toxin-antitoxin system RelE/ParE family toxin: MRRQTVKGAYKGLFSLRIGDYRVIYTIAQKSVLVLRISHRKDVYDY; encoded by the coding sequence ATTCGCCGGCAAACCGTAAAAGGCGCGTATAAGGGCCTATTTAGCTTACGTATTGGGGATTATAGAGTTATTTACACAATAGCCCAAAAAAGTGTACTTGTTTTAAGAATTTCACACAGAAAAGACGTTTATGATTATTAG
- a CDS encoding helix-turn-helix transcriptional regulator, translating to MTQKELAKRLHTTQQTVSALECPNHNVTIGTLEKIAEVLGVELQINFISSKRVHA from the coding sequence ATAACGCAAAAAGAACTTGCGAAGCGGTTACATACAACTCAACAGACTGTATCAGCTCTGGAATGTCCCAATCATAATGTTACAATAGGAACTTTAGAGAAAATAGCTGAAGTGCTGGGGGTAGAGCTTCAAATCAATTTTATTTCTTCTAAAAGAGTACACGCTTAA